tatttttaatttttatttaccaatacttattatttatatatgagtatcatatataaataatgttcttatcaaattttcatgtgcataaaaaaagagagttttttttaatatattttattttatattaaaccAGTTAGTGACCAGCATCAAATGTAATTACATACCAGCAACTAATAAGACTGCATGCAATGTATGTGTATACAATTGGGTTTATGccatttttccctcttttttgaactaagtgtttttttttcccctttgatAAGCAAAAGATAGCTATATGGAGTAGGGGGTGACAAAAGCCCCATCAAACCAACCCATCATCTACTCCAATCCAAACCGAAAGCTTAAAGGTGGATTCAGCAAACGGGCAATCAAGTAATAGGGTTAAGGATAAAAACATTAGTTATTCGAgtggggagttttttttttttttaatgggaagcCACTTAGAAAACTTTCATTTGCTcttgcaaaacaaaaattacatcGTATGTTATTTCAGCTTCTACAATAGGTGGAGTTTCCTCTATCCAAGTGACAAAGTCTTCATTAAACTTGGCATGTTTGGCGAGGCCACAGGCTAGTTTGCTACCCTTTCTTCTGGTGTGGGTGATCTCAGTACAACGAAAAGTTTGCAGCTGCTCCAAAATACCTGGGATGACACTGGAAATGGAAGATGAAGCAATTATCTTTCCTTGTAACTTGGTAGTGAGTCAGTTTCGAAGATCACATCCTAAATGCAAGCATCACGAGCAAAAAGGACAACTATTTCCACTGCCTTAGCTTCAATTTCCAGTACATCAAGTTTTTTACTTATTGCTGCCACCACATTGCCTTTCTCATTGCGTATAATCACTTCAATCCCTGAGCAGTGTTGTTCAGTGAAGACAACACCATCTATGTTCACCCATTTTGAGGGGAGGTTGCTGCACTAGTACCTTACAGGCTTGGTATTCTTCAAGCAagtattatattaattatgtcAAATATGTTGTTTTGGTGTGTTTAGTGTTTGtgttctttctttgatttttctttgagatTAATGTTTCCAAGATTTGTTTtcgatttcttttttttttctttttttttttgataagtgttTTCGATTTCTATTGTTGcgtttttgttggatttggattttcAAGTTTATAGAAGATAATATGCGAACCCATTGACATTAAACTTAATCCAACTCAATCCGTTCACACCCCCAACTATATGTCAAAAACCATTCACAGAATCACATTCGCCTAGGGGAGATGCCAAACTTAACCTTGAATTATGATTCTGCTTAACAggttgaaagaattaaattcaattttcacgatatcttttttgggtaaagaaAACATGATACACCAAATCCGAACTTTGCAGGCAATAGGAATAAgaataacaaaacaaacataaagaGTACAAAGGGAACCCCCTCTAGTTGAGAATGATGCTCGCCATTTATTGGAAGTTAATTATAGATACATATTCTCATTGATCCAACCCCTCcccccaaagaaaaaaatatttaaaaaaaagaaaaagaaaaagaaaactaggAGAGGTAAAATGTGTATCACACACTTGGAATGGTTTTAACTCAGTCACTCACTCACTCAATGATTCACTCGTCCAAACTCGGTTACAGCATTTCGAGAATTTTCACATCTACTGCTCACTAAAAAAACACTCACTGAACCGAGTTGACTCATTATAAATCGGTGGCAGCGAGTTGCCAAGCAGAGGTTGCAATAAGAGGCCTAGTATGCCAGCCAAGCATGAGACACCCACTATTCTCCTCCACCCTATACCCATCTCCTCCTGCAAATAACGCTAACAACATACTAGCTTGCTTGAACGCGTTGGAGCCGAGGTGAACCGGTTCGAACCCGGACGCTCCCAAACGACTCCGCCACTGAGTCAATGTCTCGTGTCGCTCAACTCGGTCAACACCTTCACAAGCCACCACGTTATATATCTGTTTCCCAAGATACATCTCCGACATAAGCAGGTCTTGACTCTCTGGCACCAACCCGGATGACCCTTCCAACGAATCAAACAGACTCGAGTAGTAATGCAGAGCTTCGTTAAACCGGTCTGCGAAAAGGGTTCCATTGTGATTAGCTTCTTGTTCAACCAAAGTCACAATCTTGGGCTTTATGGCCTTAATCGTAGACAACACCTTCTCGATCGAGCCCGGTCGAGCCAACATGTTGTGTAGCTCGAAAACTGAGTTCACAGCAACAGCCTCGACCTCGGCTGGGCGGATATCAAGCATGGATAGCTCGATATCCGCCAAACTATTGGCGACCAATCCTCGGAAATGGAATTGGACGCCAATAGTTTCGGCCAATTGCGTCAACTTCAAACCCACTTGCTGTAAAGCATCGGTGTTATCCGATTGAGGTGGGCCAATTCCGGTTAATCGAAAAACCGGCGGCCCACCAGGCCTTAATGCAAGCGCTTGTATCAGTGCTGGCCATTGCATCCCTTGCTTCAACCCAAAATCGATAACGTGTACGCTGCTAGCAGTAGTGAATGCCTCGAGTATCGCTTGGTTAGCTGTGAAATGAGCGAATTTGAGGTAAGGACAGGTCTCGTAAAAGTGCATCTGCAACACATCGAGCACGGAAGGATCGAGGCAATCTTGTGGGTAAAGTCTGTAAATTCGGAAAGCTAGAGCTTCAGCAAAATAAGAAGCGACTTTTTTCATAGCACCAGCTTGAGACGCCGCAAGTAAACTGATGTGCTTGACGAGAGCACCCGCGAGCTCCAAGTTTTCATTTTGGACTGCTTCGGCACAAGCCATGAGTGTGTGCACGAGTCGAACACCGGTCTCTTGCGAATCCACAAGAACCACTGGCCGGGTCTGCTCACACACATTCGAAGAGGACAAAGATGAAGAAGACGGTAACAGCGAAGAACAAGACCCAGTTGAGGATTTGAATCGCTTTCGACTTCCTTCATTGATGTCCGTTTGTGGGTACACAGCAGAACCAGGAATAGCTCTCAGATCGTACTCGGAATCGTCAACCTGGGAATTGGAAAAACCAGCAACGTTGTTGATTGCCGAGGAATCAACAGTAGtagcagtagtagtagtagtaggaGGAGGAACAAGAACTGGGCTCTCAACAATTGGTTGTAAAGGGTCcagatttgggtttgggttattaAGCTCAGAAAGCATACTTTGAACCCATCCAGAAACATCAGAAGGGTTGTAATGAACAGTCGAATCACATGAAAGATTTGGAGTTGTACCCATAACCATCTCGAGTTGCTCGAGTTTCTCAGCCACGTTAGCCATCTCAGAAGCCTTCACCTTGTAACCCAGCACAGCCAATAGTTCATCCATGCCTCCACTTGCGTCTTGCTCTTCATCCCACATCTTTGCTTTACCGCTTGAACTCGATGATGAACACTCACCACTACCTTTCACTCCAAACCCACCTCCAGAAGAGGTCTCTCCGTGATTCCTCTTGTTCATTTTTGCTTTCTTCCTtgattcaccaaaaaaaaaattaccaactAGAATTTGTTCATTTTGGCCAAATGggtttctttcttccttctttttttttttttttttctgattttggttTTACTTCAACatttgttgcaatttttttttttttataaaaaaggaaaatagaaagGAGGGGATGAGAATTGAGATGGGTGAGAGGTCGAATGAAGGAACAGGAAAAGAAATGAGTGAAAGAGATAAGGAACAATGGAggccataataataataattataatgggGATAGTTTTTAGGTAATAggaattattcttttttttttggggacaGTACGATTTGGATTTTGATTGGGATGTCTAAAATTTAGCCCGGTTTAAGTagtgataaataaaaataaaaatgtaaaaaaaaacctaaaaagcACCCAGAGAGGCGTGGTAGCACCGCAATTCTAAAAAAGAGACGCTGATTAATAGTGTACATCTCTGGTGTATACCCACGTCTATGCACTGCGAAATCAGGTGGCCGTACAAGCTTAATCAACTAGGGTCTTTGGTTTTGGGGCCGAGCATGAAATTGTGGGGTCCAGCTATGAACGGAGAGATTTTGTTTACGACTGCATCATATTCATAACCCACGGACTTTCATGGGTGCGTGCTTACACGCTCTATTGGagggtgaattttttttttatccaacgtcatttcttttttcttttttctttctctttttcattttttgatttttttgccCCAAATTCTAAATGCGCACCGCCCTCAAATGACCATCTAGTAGCGTCAAGTTGCGAGCCACCTGATTTCTCTTTTTGTGCTTGGATGGTTCCattgttttaataaattgaCTCTTTTGTCGTGAGGGTGTGACATCTGAATAATTTAATtctcaatatatttataaattaagaaatttaggGACACAACAAGCTAAAGGAGTTAACCATGAGTAAGGTTGTTTAAAAAACCAATATGGTCTAGTTTCCTGGGAGATTTGGTTTTAGAGGTTCGTTCAAATTTCGCCCATAGCTGACAAAACTAATCTCACTGATTTAAACCTCACCCAACAAAGCCTACTAGAGGTGTGTGGCGTGGTGGTCGAATGCAATTTGTGAATATTGACAATGCCCGATACATATAGCAATTATGAGTTTTGCATTCAAACGAGTAACCGAACTGACTGTCGTGTGTGTTTATAATAatgtttcaattttaaaatacaataatttttcacacacacacagagagagagagagagagagagagagagagagagagagagagagagagagagagagagagagagagagagagagagagagagagagagagtgtgtgtgtgtgtgtaccaAACTACCAATGCAGCACGAAAGTGAGAGAGgcaaaggaagaagaaataGGGTTTAAGTTAAATGAGTTTAGAACGGCGTTgttccattatttattttaaattatgatataAACGTTTTTTGGGatctaatattaattttaatatcaaattcaAAATGGCATCGTTTTAGTATcatgatttctctctctctctccccaccACCATTGTCTACCACTTGATGCCACCTTTCTCCAAGTCTCCCCCTCTCTTCTCTCCTCTTtgtcacaagactcacaactATTATCTAGAAATTTATAGAGTATGTTTGGATGCTCAATAGCTTCTATGCTTCTCCTTGCTACTCTTTAGCAAGTGTGTGAATTTGTATAATGCTCAATACCTAGGCTACTATGCTTCTCCTTGCTATTCTTTCTAGAAAAATGGTgaatttgtttgaaaattttgtgggGGTATTCAAGAAATATTTcgaaaatgtttgttttttgaATATCTAGGTTGTTTGATATTTTTGTGTGGGTTGTTTGATAATTCTAATGTCATTTGGATTTtcttgttaatttatttttgcacCAAACCACACTGCACCACTAGGGAGAATTGAACTTGGTGTAGACCAGTTCCTACCCCTTCACATGTTAGGTGTGTTCAAGCATAAGGGAAAACCGCACCCTATGGCTATAAGTATGGTGCAAAAAATCTCTACTCTTTTAGGGTCCATACTCTTCCCAATCTCTAAACTTAGGAGGAAGagctcaaaacttttttaatttttttttaatttttaagagagTCAATTCATTGGAAACTTACAATTTTGTGTTGGATCCATTGTTAGGGGTTGTTTTTGTGGATTGCATGTTAGGTAGGATGAGAACATTATTTTCTTTAAGGAATTTCATTATTTGTAAACATCATATTTGCAATAAATTTGTTACCGTGAGTGTTctataatttgtatatatattaca
This genomic stretch from Castanea sativa cultivar Marrone di Chiusa Pesio chromosome 1, ASM4071231v1 harbors:
- the LOC142614940 gene encoding DELLA protein GAI-like, which produces MNKRNHGETSSGGGFGVKGSGECSSSSSSGKAKMWDEEQDASGGMDELLAVLGYKVKASEMANVAEKLEQLEMVMGTTPNLSCDSTVHYNPSDVSGWVQSMLSELNNPNPNLDPLQPIVESPVLVPPPTTTTTATTVDSSAINNVAGFSNSQVDDSEYDLRAIPGSAVYPQTDINEGSRKRFKSSTGSCSSLLPSSSSLSSSNVCEQTRPVVLVDSQETGVRLVHTLMACAEAVQNENLELAGALVKHISLLAASQAGAMKKVASYFAEALAFRIYRLYPQDCLDPSVLDVLQMHFYETCPYLKFAHFTANQAILEAFTTASSVHVIDFGLKQGMQWPALIQALALRPGGPPVFRLTGIGPPQSDNTDALQQVGLKLTQLAETIGVQFHFRGLVANSLADIELSMLDIRPAEVEAVAVNSVFELHNMLARPGSIEKVLSTIKAIKPKIVTLVEQEANHNGTLFADRFNEALHYYSSLFDSLEGSSGLVPESQDLLMSEMYLGKQIYNVVACEGVDRVERHETLTQWRSRLGASGFEPVHLGSNAFKQASMLLALFAGGDGYRVEENSGCLMLGWHTRPLIATSAWQLAATDL